In Nitrospirota bacterium, the genomic window GAGAAGGCGCTCACCAAGGAGCAACTCGACCGCGAGATGGTGTTGCTCGCGGTGATCAATGATCTCGAGAACATCGGGGATATCGTCGACAAGAATCTGATGGAATTGGCCAAGAAAAAATTGTATAAGGATCTGAGGTTTTCGGAGAGCGGCGTGCGCGAAATGGTGGAGTTGCACGGTTTGGTGGAGAAGAACTTCGAGCGCGTGGTGGCGGCGTTCGCCAGCCAAGATGCGGAAGTCGCCAAACAGGTGATCGAGCAGAAGGCGCGGATCAGCCAGAAAGAGCGTGAGCTCAAGCAGGCGCATATCCATCGCCTGCACGCGGGGCTCCCCGAGTCGATCGAAACGAGCGCGATTCACCTGGACGTGCTCACCAACCTGAAGCGGATCAATTCCCACGTGACCAATATCGCGTACCCGCTCGTGGACCAGCCCCCGGAGGGGTGATGGAACGCGGGCGGTTGCGCGCGCTGCTGGAGGCGGTTCGCGACGGCAAGCGCGACGTGGACGATGCGCTCGCGGCGCTGAGGGATTTTCCATACGAAGCGCTGGGTTTCGCGGCGCTCGATCATCACCGCGACCTGCGGCAGGGCGTTCCCGAGGCCGTGCTGTGCGAGGGGAAAACGTCCGCGGCTGCCGCGGCGATCGTGAAACGACTCGCGGCCTCGGGCGCGCCGGTGATCGCCACGCGCGCCGACGCCAAAGCCGGGCGGGCGATCCAACGGGCGGTTCCTGAGGCGGAATACCACGCGCGGGCCCGCGTCGCGCTGGTCAACGCGCGTCCGCCGGCGGATGCGGGCGGCGTGGTGGTGGTCACGGCGGGGACCGCGGACCTCCCGGTGGCTGAGGAAGCGGCGTTGACCGCCGGGGCGCTGGGCAGCGGCGTCTGTCTGGTTTGCGACGTGGGCGTGGCAGGTGCGCACCGCTTGGTTGACCAGCTCGAGCGCCTGCGCGCGGCGCGTGTGGTGATCGTGGTGGCGGGAATGGACGGGGCGCTTCCCAGTTTGGTCGGCGGCCTGGTGGCCCAACCGGTGATCGCGGTGCCCACGAGCTGCGGCTACGGCGCGCACTTCGGCGGGATCGCCCCCTTATTAACGATGCTCAATTCCTGCGCCGCCGGGGTGGCGGTGGTGAACATCGACAATGGGTTCGGCGCGGGGGTGTTGGCGCATCGGATCGAGCGTCTGGGGCGAGTGGAACCGCAGGCCGGTCGCGTACCGGGCGCCCGCGCCCGGCGCCGGAGGATGAAAACGGACACCCAATGAAGATCGCGTACTTCGACTGCTTTTCGGGGATCAGCGGGGACATGGTCCTTGGTGCGTTGATCGACGCCGGGCTGAGCCTCAAGCGGTTGGAAGAGGCCCTTGCCCCGCTCAAGCTGCCGGGGTACCGGCTTGCGGCCAAGACCGTTGAAAAGGCGGGCGTACGGGCCACCAAGGTGGACGTGGTGGTGGACGACCGCAAGATCCCGATTCGAGATTATCCGCAGATGGTGTCGGTGTTTCGTCAGGGTCGGCTGCCGCGAACGGCGGAAGCGGCCGCGCTGGAGGTGCTGGAGCGCTTGGCGCGGGCCGAGGCCGAGGTCCACGACCGAAAGCTCTCGCAACTGCATTTCCACGAACTCGGCGGCGTGGACACGCTGGTGGACATCGCGGGTGCGGTGCTGGGGTTGTCGCTGTTGGGCGTGGACGAGGTCTACGCGTCGCCGCTCAATATCGGGGGCGGGATGACCCGATCCGCCGCGTTTCCCATCCCGGCGCCGGCGACGGCCGCGCTGTTGGCGGGTATCCCGGTCTACTCCTCGGGGATCGACCGCGAACTGACGACGCCCACCGGGGCCGCGATCATCGGCACGCTCGCCAAGGGGTTCGTTCCGTTCCCCGCGTGTCGGGTCGAAGCGATCGGCCATGGCGCCGGGGAAACCGAGCTGCCGGCCACTCCCAACGTGCTCCGCCTGTTCATCGGCGAGCGGGTGGCTGACCGCGCGTGGGGCGAGGAGCGGGTCGTCCAACTCGAGACCAACGTGGACGACGTGAGCCCCCAGATCTACGACTACCTGATCGAGCGGCTCCAACGCGAGGGGGCGCTCGAGGTGTATCTCACGCCCATCATCATGAAGAAGGGCCGTCCGGGCATCACCGTGGCGGTGCTGGCGCGCGCCGAACACAGCGCGCGGCTGGCGCGCGTGTTGTTCGACGAGACCCCGACCTTGGGCGTGCGCGTGCGCAACGTGGATCGCGTGGTGCTGCCGCGCAGCCTGCAGAGCGTGGCGACCCCGTGGGGGCGGGTGCGCGTGAAGGTGACCCGGCACGACGGTCTGGAGGAGTTCCGCCCGGAATACGACGATTGTCGCAGCCTCGCGGAGGCGACGGGGCGGCCGCTGCGCACGGTGCTGCAGGAGGTCACCGCATTTCTGCGCACGCTCTCGGGTGAAGCGCCGCTCGAGCCGCTGGTGGCGCCGCCCGCGTTGCCGGACGTCGCGCGCGACGGCGGAATCGCGTGGGGCGAACCGATCGAGGGCGAGGCTCAAGTCCGGCCGACGTCGGGTGAAGCCCCCCCCGGCGCCCAACCGGGCGGCGGACGGCGACGGCGATCCCGCCACCGCCGCCGCCGATCACGCGGACATCGACACAAGAAAACCCCCCCGGTATGACGCTCGCGATCCTCGTCACCGCGATGATCGTGGCGATCATCGTGATTCTGGCGGGCAGCGCGCTTTTTACCAACGGCGTGGAATGGCTCGGCAAGAAGCTCGGGGTGTCCGATGGGGTGGTGGGCAGCGTGTTTGCGGGCGTGGGCACCGCGCTGCCCGAAACCGTGATCCCGATCATCGCGATCTTCTTTGGCGACGGCGAGGATCGGCAAGCGATCGGGATCGGGGCCATCCTGGGCGCTCCCTTCATGCTGAGCACGCTGACGCTCCCATTGCTCGGCGCGGGGCTCCTCGCCTTCGCGTTCTTTGGGCGTCGTCCCAACACGTTCAAACTCGACGCGGCGGCGGTCGCCATTGATTTGCGCTTTTTCCTCGCCGGGTACGCCGCGGCGATCGGCTCGGCCATGGTCGATTCCAGGGTCCTGCACGTGTTGGTGGCGGTCGGCTTGGTAGCGCTGTACCTGGTCTATTTGAAAACCATCGTGGGGCACGATGGCGAAAGTCATGGCGAGGCCTTGGCCCCGCTCTACCTGGCGCGCCGGCAGCCGAACCCGCCGACCGCGCTCATCGCCGTTCAGGTGCTCGCCGGGCTGGCCGTGATCATCGGCGGCGCGCACTTGTTCGTGGGGACGGTCCAATCCGTGGCCACGATAGCAGGC contains:
- the larB gene encoding nickel pincer cofactor biosynthesis protein LarB, which codes for MERGRLRALLEAVRDGKRDVDDALAALRDFPYEALGFAALDHHRDLRQGVPEAVLCEGKTSAAAAAIVKRLAASGAPVIATRADAKAGRAIQRAVPEAEYHARARVALVNARPPADAGGVVVVTAGTADLPVAEEAALTAGALGSGVCLVCDVGVAGAHRLVDQLERLRAARVVIVVAGMDGALPSLVGGLVAQPVIAVPTSCGYGAHFGGIAPLLTMLNSCAAGVAVVNIDNGFGAGVLAHRIERLGRVEPQAGRVPGARARRRRMKTDTQ
- the larC gene encoding nickel pincer cofactor biosynthesis protein LarC; the protein is MKIAYFDCFSGISGDMVLGALIDAGLSLKRLEEALAPLKLPGYRLAAKTVEKAGVRATKVDVVVDDRKIPIRDYPQMVSVFRQGRLPRTAEAAALEVLERLARAEAEVHDRKLSQLHFHELGGVDTLVDIAGAVLGLSLLGVDEVYASPLNIGGGMTRSAAFPIPAPATAALLAGIPVYSSGIDRELTTPTGAAIIGTLAKGFVPFPACRVEAIGHGAGETELPATPNVLRLFIGERVADRAWGEERVVQLETNVDDVSPQIYDYLIERLQREGALEVYLTPIIMKKGRPGITVAVLARAEHSARLARVLFDETPTLGVRVRNVDRVVLPRSLQSVATPWGRVRVKVTRHDGLEEFRPEYDDCRSLAEATGRPLRTVLQEVTAFLRTLSGEAPLEPLVAPPALPDVARDGGIAWGEPIEGEAQVRPTSGEAPPGAQPGGGRRRRSRHRRRRSRGHRHKKTPPV
- a CDS encoding sodium:calcium antiporter — protein: MTLAILVTAMIVAIIVILAGSALFTNGVEWLGKKLGVSDGVVGSVFAGVGTALPETVIPIIAIFFGDGEDRQAIGIGAILGAPFMLSTLTLPLLGAGLLAFAFFGRRPNTFKLDAAAVAIDLRFFLAGYAAAIGSAMVDSRVLHVLVAVGLVALYLVYLKTIVGHDGESHGEALAPLYLARRQPNPPTALIAVQVLAGLAVIIGGAHLFVGTVQSVATIAGVSPLLLSLLITPVATELPEKLNSLIWIAQKKDTLAVGNITGAMVFQGTFPVAVGLIGTPWRLDTYGMVSAWIALIAGAALYATIATRRTWRPAYLVAGSLLYLGFGVYVANW